A single window of Coffea eugenioides isolate CCC68of chromosome 7, Ceug_1.0, whole genome shotgun sequence DNA harbors:
- the LOC113777898 gene encoding basic endochitinase-like: MRFWVVVLCSFLSLVGVFAQDVGSIITKPLFEQMLKHRNDANCPAHGFYTYEAFIAAARSFGAFGTTGDTTTRKREIAAFLAQTSHETTGGWATAPDGPYAWGYCFKQEQGNPPDYCVANQQWPCAPGKKYYGRGPIQISYNYNYGPAGRAIGSDLLHNPDLVATDPTISFKTAFWFWMTPQSPKPSCHDVMTGRWTPSQADNAAGRRPGYGVVTNIINGGIECGKGSNPQMNDRIGFYKRYCDILGVSYGDNLDCASQRPFGS, encoded by the exons atgaggttCTGGGTAGTGGTTTTGTGCTCTTTTCTGTCCCTCGTAGGGGTCTTTGCACAAGATGTCGGTTCTATTATAACAAAACCCCTTTTCGAGCAAATGCTAAAGCATCGAAATGATGCAAACTGTCCTGCTCACGGTTTCTACACCTACGAAGCTTTCATAGCTGCTGCCAGGTCCTTTGGGGCTTTTGGAACAACTGGTGATACTACTACTCGTAAAAGAGAAATAGCGGCCTTCTTGGCTCAAACTTCTCATGAAACAACAG GCGGATGGGCAACTGCCCCAGATGGTCCTTATGCATGGGGATATTGCTTCAAGCAAGAACAAGGTAATCCTCCAGATTATTGTGTCGCCAACCAACAGTGGCCCTGTGCTCCTGGGAAAAAATACTACGGCAGAGGACCAATTCAAATCTCCTA CAACTACAACTATGGTCCAGCAGGGAGAGCCATAGGATCTGATCTCCTACACAACCCAGATTTAGTCGCAACTGACCCAACCATTTCTTTCAAGACTGCATTTTGGTTTTGGATGACGCCCCAGTCCCCAAAGCCTTCTTGCCACGACGTGATGACCGGCAGATGGACACCGTCCCAAGCTGATAATGCGGCTGGTCGCCGCCCAGGATACGGTGTCGTTACCAACATCATCAATGGTGGAATTGAATGCGGAAAAGGCTCCAACCCACAGATGAACGACAGAATTGGTTTCTATAAGAGATACTGCGACATACTGGGAGTGAGCTATGGCGACAATTTGGACTGCGCCAGCCAAAGGCCTTTTGGCTCCTAA